Proteins encoded within one genomic window of Nitrospina gracilis 3/211:
- a CDS encoding c-type cytochrome: MYRHRWQTCMLYWMGAILFLLTALGPAFADEALFEQKKCGTCHRLSADEPAETHPAPDLFYAGDKYQHAWLIEYLQNPEIVRKMGHPRDPGFLKGEPEFKGPHMSVSKQEAESLASFLIAQRLKKLEPLSLDLKPLARGERVRAKMLFERDHSCIACHESYNLARQPRGGVSGPSLINAGNRLQPGWVYRWLKNPKQFTEKSRMPVYELDETQLKLMTRYVMSHKKGE, encoded by the coding sequence ATGTATAGACACCGCTGGCAGACCTGTATGTTGTACTGGATGGGGGCGATCCTTTTTCTGCTCACCGCCCTCGGCCCTGCGTTCGCCGATGAGGCTTTGTTCGAACAGAAAAAGTGCGGCACTTGTCATCGACTTTCGGCGGACGAGCCAGCGGAAACACATCCCGCACCCGACCTGTTTTACGCCGGGGACAAATACCAACATGCGTGGCTCATCGAATACCTGCAAAACCCGGAGATCGTCCGTAAGATGGGGCATCCTCGCGACCCGGGGTTTCTGAAAGGCGAACCGGAATTCAAAGGGCCGCACATGTCCGTCAGTAAGCAGGAGGCGGAATCGCTGGCCTCGTTTCTTATCGCGCAGAGGCTGAAGAAGCTGGAGCCGTTGTCGCTCGATCTCAAGCCACTGGCGCGCGGTGAGCGGGTGCGCGCCAAGATGCTGTTCGAAAGGGACCACAGCTGCATCGCCTGCCACGAAAGCTACAACCTGGCGAGGCAGCCGCGCGGGGGAGTGTCGGGTCCGTCACTCATCAATGCGGGAAACCGCCTGCAACCCGGGTGGGTTTACCGCTGGCTGAAAAACCCCAAACAATTCACTGAGAAAAGCCGCATGCCGGTTTATGAATTGGACGAAACCCAATTGAAACTGATGACGCGCTACGTTATGTCTCACAAGAAGGGTGAATGA
- a CDS encoding molybdopterin-dependent oxidoreductase — protein sequence MPGMNFKLDRRVFLKAFSLSALAALWPKRSEGTVQFQNDERFPSHYIQNRDVPGFFIRSANPFPGVNMNEWALSVSGLVENPTAFQYEDLFGFKMIRQTSRLKCVECWSAKAEWEGFHMSELIEKVKPKPEAKYVAFSSADSYYESYTIDELLRDRVLLVLRMNGSALSPNHGFPLRLIAPYKYGYKNIKYITGIEFTDDRKRNYWADFGPYSVDGTIQPGIDHPLDFNKKPLPINGGEVFHFFDKRPDTRRKG from the coding sequence ATGCCGGGCATGAATTTCAAACTGGACCGACGTGTGTTCCTGAAAGCGTTTTCGCTTTCGGCGCTGGCCGCCCTGTGGCCCAAACGGTCGGAAGGCACGGTGCAGTTCCAGAACGACGAACGGTTTCCCTCCCACTACATCCAGAACCGCGACGTGCCGGGATTTTTCATCCGCTCCGCCAACCCGTTTCCCGGCGTCAATATGAACGAATGGGCGCTGTCCGTCAGCGGTCTGGTGGAAAATCCCACTGCATTCCAGTACGAGGACCTGTTCGGCTTCAAGATGATCAGGCAGACGTCGCGCCTGAAGTGCGTCGAGTGCTGGTCCGCCAAGGCGGAGTGGGAAGGCTTCCACATGAGCGAGCTGATTGAGAAGGTGAAGCCGAAGCCGGAAGCGAAGTACGTGGCGTTCTCCTCGGCTGATTCGTATTACGAAAGTTACACCATCGACGAATTGTTGCGTGACCGCGTGCTGCTGGTCCTGCGCATGAACGGCTCCGCGCTTTCCCCCAACCACGGGTTTCCCCTTCGGCTCATCGCGCCGTACAAGTACGGGTACAAAAACATCAAGTACATCACCGGCATCGAGTTCACCGACGACCGCAAGCGCAACTACTGGGCCGATTTCGGACCGTACTCGGTGGACGGCACCATTCAGCCGGGCATCGACCATCCTCTCGACTTCAACAAAAAGCCTTTGCCCATCAACGGCGGCGAGGTGTTTCACTTCTTCGACAAGCGGCCCGATACTCGACGGAAAGGCTGA
- a CDS encoding B12-binding domain-containing radical SAM protein: MKVLLIFPPDWLPSEPYLSLPALTSVLRPAGHEVIQRDINVDMYDLMFSERFLRHVQNRIDFELRHLQVVADQRGLDQEEGELRRQLEVWDEPSLQALIRDVTEAKRILRCEDFYDIDKLEWATHILHTTMAYISLGYYPAQICFPPIETELVYKPFMSSEILEALDDTQINVYRDVYRFLLADVIEQEKPDVVGISIVQQKQLISTFTFAKLIKEQAPNTHITIGGNIVTRLRDALMEKGGLFQFVDTAVLYEGESAFLKLVNALEAGETDLTHLPNLICRTEHGLQKNKDVFAEDMDKLPPPDFDGLPLEKYFVPRLILPYLATRGCYWGKCTFCDHFQGYVEGYRTKQIGQITEEIRFLQNKYGNRHFHFTDESYPPALFRKLSRSLIDNKIDIAWTTHMRFEETLLDEEVWRVAAESGCRYLHFGYESGNKRVLDLMDKATNLDAIRTNLRMSSKFGIWNHIMGFFGFPGEKPEEAEDSKRFCHENREHIHSLGFMTFVLGRFSPVAMEPEKYGLTAYKNPEWDLALDYYFTVDEGLSIQEALEVFDEFERDHDPKWDLRTAVREYIFLYVDRFGTNELTQLHVRPDQRPAVYNNPVGMV; the protein is encoded by the coding sequence ATGAAAGTACTTCTTATATTTCCACCGGACTGGCTTCCCTCGGAGCCGTACCTCAGCCTGCCCGCCCTGACATCCGTCCTGCGCCCGGCCGGGCATGAGGTTATCCAGCGCGACATCAATGTGGACATGTACGATCTCATGTTCAGTGAACGTTTCCTGCGACACGTGCAGAACCGCATCGATTTTGAACTCCGCCACCTGCAGGTGGTGGCCGACCAGCGCGGCCTGGACCAAGAGGAAGGGGAACTTCGCCGCCAGTTGGAGGTGTGGGACGAACCCAGCTTGCAGGCCCTCATTCGCGACGTGACCGAGGCCAAGCGTATTCTTCGGTGTGAGGATTTTTACGACATCGACAAGCTGGAATGGGCGACCCACATCCTGCATACGACGATGGCCTACATCAGCCTCGGCTATTATCCGGCTCAAATCTGCTTCCCGCCCATCGAAACGGAACTGGTTTACAAACCGTTCATGTCGTCGGAAATCCTGGAAGCGCTCGACGACACTCAAATCAATGTATATCGCGATGTGTACCGGTTCCTACTCGCTGATGTTATCGAGCAGGAAAAGCCGGACGTGGTGGGCATCTCCATCGTCCAGCAGAAGCAACTCATCTCCACGTTTACGTTCGCAAAGCTGATCAAGGAGCAGGCTCCCAACACGCACATCACCATCGGCGGCAACATCGTCACCCGGCTGCGCGACGCGCTCATGGAAAAGGGCGGCCTGTTCCAGTTCGTGGATACAGCGGTACTGTATGAAGGAGAAAGCGCGTTTCTGAAACTGGTCAATGCGCTGGAGGCGGGCGAAACCGACCTCACCCACCTGCCCAACCTCATCTGCCGCACCGAACACGGCCTGCAGAAAAACAAGGATGTGTTTGCGGAGGACATGGACAAGCTGCCGCCGCCGGATTTCGACGGCCTGCCGCTGGAGAAATACTTCGTGCCGCGACTCATCCTGCCGTACCTGGCCACACGCGGCTGTTACTGGGGCAAGTGCACTTTCTGCGATCACTTCCAGGGGTACGTCGAAGGCTATCGGACCAAGCAAATCGGTCAGATCACCGAGGAGATTCGATTTCTTCAGAACAAATACGGCAACCGACATTTCCATTTCACCGACGAATCGTACCCGCCAGCCCTGTTCCGCAAGTTGTCGAGGTCCCTCATAGATAACAAGATCGACATTGCGTGGACAACCCACATGCGCTTCGAGGAAACCCTGTTGGATGAGGAGGTGTGGCGGGTTGCGGCGGAATCCGGGTGCCGCTATCTGCATTTCGGCTACGAGTCCGGCAACAAGCGGGTCCTCGACCTCATGGACAAGGCGACGAACCTGGATGCCATCCGCACCAACCTGCGCATGTCGTCGAAGTTCGGCATCTGGAACCACATCATGGGCTTTTTCGGCTTTCCCGGAGAAAAACCCGAAGAGGCTGAGGACAGCAAGCGTTTCTGCCATGAAAACCGCGAGCACATCCACTCCCTGGGATTCATGACCTTTGTTCTGGGCCGGTTCAGTCCGGTGGCCATGGAGCCTGAAAAGTACGGCCTGACGGCATACAAGAATCCGGAATGGGATCTGGCTCTCGATTATTACTTCACTGTCGATGAGGGATTGAGCATCCAGGAGGCGCTGGAAGTGTTCGACGAGTTTGAACGCGACCACGATCCCAAATGGGATCTGCGCACGGCGGTGCGGGAGTACATCTTTTTGTACGTGGACCGCTTCGGAACCAACGAACTCACGCAACTGCACGTCCGCCCCGACCAGCGTCCCGCCGTTTACAACAACCCCGTCGGCATGGTATAG
- a CDS encoding Hpt domain-containing protein, protein MNQPNPSPEKIPVLIPKELSPLIPGYLDDRRQDVERMRAFLEQNDFATLKNLAHMIKGSGASYGFEELSYLGEVLETAADNEPEKIKPTLERMVRYLDNVEIEYV, encoded by the coding sequence ATGAACCAGCCCAACCCATCGCCGGAGAAAATTCCGGTCCTCATTCCTAAAGAGTTGAGCCCCCTCATCCCCGGTTACCTTGACGACCGTCGGCAGGATGTGGAACGAATGCGGGCATTCCTGGAGCAGAACGACTTCGCCACCTTGAAGAACCTCGCACACATGATCAAGGGATCGGGTGCCAGCTACGGATTTGAGGAGTTGAGTTATTTAGGTGAGGTGCTGGAGACCGCCGCCGACAACGAACCGGAAAAAATCAAACCCACTCTGGAACGCATGGTTCGGTATCTCGACAACGTGGAGATTGAATACGTATGA
- a CDS encoding NHL domain-containing protein: MTPTLRTAFYAGLCMLAAVFLMPPAGEAKIGKPRKATNVSISLVDGIAVAPNGDVYISRRSHNIVSKIDQNGMLTNVVGTGVSGYSGDGGPATEATLKVPAGLTFDKEGNLYVADRENHVVRKVDTNGIITTFAGTGKAGYSGDKGPATQAKLNLPSDMTVDHKGNLFISDRSNNVIRKVDPSGTITTYAGTGNEGYNGDNMPALRTNLDKPFGLAVDKHGNLYIADRGNNRIRKVDAGSGLMSTIGGDGGFFFIGDNGPAYRASIAGPTDVAVDDEGNVYVADRNNNRIRKINTLGMIRTVMGTGQQDYNGDAEVARETNLHLPFAITLDNNGDLLVVDRSHYRIRKMHQKGSRVETIAGNGVKNFAGDNGPATGANLEFPHGIVVDKQDNVIFADKGHYRIRQIDPEGIITTVVGNGIRGNIGDNGPALEASVFPTILELNHKDEIFFLSPSGFVSLIRKVDNNGIISLLISTGDQDYQEAVMTAGYTGRSSHSEITIITQFSGLAFDKKGNLYVSDRINHQIRKVTPEGKIITIAGNGSSDYTGDGGPAKDASFRDPQSLTMDKEGNLYIGDTANNVIRKIDKNGIVTTYAGNGNHEHSGDGGPALKAGFMSIGDIVFSPSGELHVVEPGNHTVRKITRDGKVELVAGRPGVQGLFGDGGKATEAMLKQPACIAFDSKGNMYITDMGNNRIRKVDTNGIITTLAGRGSFGWGYEGEEVNIYFQNFP; this comes from the coding sequence ATGACACCAACACTCCGAACCGCCTTTTATGCCGGCCTGTGTATGCTGGCAGCCGTTTTTCTGATGCCTCCTGCGGGAGAGGCGAAAATCGGCAAGCCCCGGAAGGCCACCAACGTTTCCATTTCGCTGGTCGATGGAATCGCGGTGGCACCAAACGGGGATGTTTATATCTCCCGCCGCTCACATAACATCGTGAGCAAGATCGATCAAAATGGAATGCTCACCAACGTGGTGGGAACCGGCGTATCCGGCTACAGCGGCGACGGCGGCCCGGCCACAGAGGCGACGCTGAAAGTTCCGGCGGGTCTCACCTTCGACAAGGAAGGCAACCTCTACGTTGCCGACCGCGAAAACCACGTTGTACGCAAGGTGGACACCAACGGCATCATCACCACCTTTGCCGGAACGGGAAAAGCAGGCTACAGCGGGGACAAGGGTCCCGCCACCCAGGCCAAACTGAACCTGCCATCGGATATGACGGTGGATCACAAGGGCAACCTGTTCATTTCCGACCGATCGAACAACGTGATCCGGAAAGTGGATCCCAGCGGCACAATCACCACCTACGCCGGAACGGGCAATGAAGGCTACAACGGCGACAACATGCCCGCTCTCCGCACCAACCTGGACAAACCCTTCGGGCTGGCGGTGGACAAGCACGGCAACCTGTACATTGCCGACCGCGGTAACAACCGCATCCGCAAGGTGGACGCAGGGTCCGGACTGATGAGCACCATCGGGGGCGACGGCGGCTTTTTCTTCATCGGGGACAACGGCCCCGCCTATCGGGCGAGCATCGCGGGCCCGACGGACGTGGCCGTTGACGATGAAGGAAACGTGTACGTCGCCGACCGCAACAACAACCGCATCCGCAAAATCAACACGCTGGGCATGATCCGCACCGTCATGGGAACGGGCCAGCAGGATTACAACGGCGACGCGGAAGTGGCGCGTGAAACCAACTTGCATTTGCCCTTTGCCATCACGCTCGACAACAACGGCGACCTGCTGGTGGTGGATCGCTCGCATTACCGCATCCGCAAGATGCACCAGAAGGGAAGCCGGGTGGAGACCATTGCCGGCAACGGTGTGAAGAACTTCGCGGGCGACAACGGTCCCGCCACCGGTGCCAACCTGGAGTTCCCGCATGGGATCGTGGTGGACAAGCAGGACAATGTCATCTTCGCGGATAAGGGGCATTACCGCATCCGCCAGATCGATCCGGAAGGCATCATCACCACCGTCGTGGGCAACGGCATCCGCGGCAACATCGGGGACAACGGCCCGGCGCTGGAAGCTTCGGTGTTTCCCACCATCCTGGAATTGAACCACAAGGATGAAATCTTCTTTTTGAGTCCCAGCGGCTTCGTCAGCCTCATCCGCAAGGTCGATAACAACGGCATCATCAGCCTGTTGATTTCCACCGGCGACCAGGACTACCAGGAGGCGGTCATGACCGCCGGATATACGGGCCGGTCGTCGCATTCGGAGATCACCATCATTACCCAGTTCTCCGGTCTGGCGTTTGACAAGAAAGGAAACCTGTACGTTTCCGACCGCATCAATCACCAGATCCGCAAGGTGACACCCGAAGGCAAAATCATCACCATAGCCGGAAATGGCAGTTCCGATTACACCGGCGACGGTGGTCCGGCGAAGGACGCATCCTTCCGGGATCCACAGTCACTGACCATGGACAAGGAAGGCAACCTCTACATCGGAGACACCGCCAACAACGTGATCCGCAAGATCGATAAAAACGGCATCGTCACCACTTACGCCGGCAACGGCAACCACGAGCACAGTGGCGACGGCGGTCCGGCATTGAAAGCCGGCTTCATGTCGATAGGCGATATCGTCTTCAGTCCTTCAGGTGAACTGCACGTTGTCGAACCCGGCAATCACACGGTCCGCAAGATAACGCGCGACGGCAAAGTCGAGCTTGTTGCCGGGCGGCCCGGGGTTCAGGGATTGTTTGGCGACGGCGGCAAGGCGACGGAAGCCATGCTCAAACAACCGGCATGCATTGCTTTCGATTCCAAGGGCAACATGTACATCACCGACATGGGCAACAACCGCATCCGCAAGGTGGACACCAACGGCATCATCACCACTCTTGCAGGACGCGGCAGCTTCGGCTGGGGATATGAGGGGGAAGAGGTCAACATCTACTTCCAAAACTTCCCGTGA
- a CDS encoding c-type cytochrome has translation MLSACGDDASKTESSQPKPPVAQTPPPAMQPEPPKTVRSYPVTEETRATYQYYCTQCHGLKGKGDGINARHVVVPPRDHTKAVYLESRSDEQLFHAIKHGGLSTGRAPCMPAWGSTFDDAMIHSLVSYIRELCECEGLT, from the coding sequence ATGCTTTCCGCCTGCGGCGACGATGCGTCCAAGACCGAATCATCCCAGCCCAAACCGCCGGTAGCTCAGACCCCTCCTCCAGCGATGCAACCGGAACCACCAAAAACCGTCCGCTCCTATCCCGTCACTGAAGAGACCCGTGCCACGTACCAGTATTACTGCACGCAGTGTCACGGCCTGAAAGGAAAGGGCGACGGCATCAATGCGCGCCATGTTGTGGTGCCGCCGCGTGACCACACGAAAGCGGTATACCTGGAAAGTCGTTCCGACGAACAATTGTTTCACGCCATCAAGCATGGGGGTCTTTCCACCGGCCGGGCCCCGTGCATGCCTGCATGGGGAAGCACTTTCGATGACGCGATGATCCACTCCCTCGTCAGCTACATCCGTGAGTTGTGCGAGTGCGAAGGACTGACCTGA
- the glgX gene encoding glycogen debranching protein GlgX: protein MTGSPHIPPSQGAVPSTEGVHFALFSEHARQVELCLFESDKTATETRRLHMDRGPDHLWTRWVPDLKPGCLYGFRVFGPYAPDQGHRFNPSKVLADPYGRLLGRMPKWNRRWHSLSSGLKEESVSNMRPDGADNADCAPLCRVVDPEFDWQGDRLPNTPWAETILYETHVKGFTRQHPDIPPSLRGTFAGLASEPAIAHLKSLGVTAVELLPVHQGAEEQRLVHSQLTNYWNYNSLLFFAPDLRLAATGDPIREFREMVLSLHEAGLEVILDVVYNHTVEGDARGPTLCFRGIDNRTYYRLDPENPAQYENITGCGNTMNFSHAQVRQLALDSLRYWVTDMHVDGFRFDLGVVLGRDENGFSTDAAFFQAVHADPVLSQVKLIAEPWDLGHEGYQVARFPDGWSEWNDQYRQTARRFWLGAPDHVGLMARRLAGSGDFYQPQNRPPRTSVNYITCHDGFTLQDLVSYQRKHNEANGEHNRDGNNDNASCNHGIEGATRKPEILKRRTRHMKNLMATLLLSLGTPMISGGDELRRTQRGNNNAYCQDNSTSWYDWHLDHGKQEFLEFTRRLIQLRKSSPIFQRDRFLTGETDPDSGLKDVAWLKPDGTEMEETDWHDPEMRTLACLFTCPNVNQTLLARGSILLLMNADREECLWNLPSLPLDGNWEVLLNTETIENRLQTLHPADTLYPLAAHTLAVLQWN from the coding sequence ATGACCGGTTCACCCCACATCCCGCCCTCACAGGGAGCCGTGCCCTCCACGGAGGGAGTTCACTTCGCTTTATTCTCGGAGCACGCCAGGCAGGTGGAATTGTGCCTGTTTGAATCGGACAAAACCGCCACCGAAACCCGCCGCCTTCACATGGACCGCGGACCGGACCACCTCTGGACCCGTTGGGTGCCAGATCTCAAGCCCGGTTGCCTGTATGGTTTTCGGGTGTTCGGTCCCTACGCACCGGACCAGGGACACCGGTTCAACCCCTCCAAGGTTCTAGCCGACCCTTACGGTCGCCTGCTGGGACGCATGCCCAAATGGAACCGCCGCTGGCACAGCCTGTCTTCCGGACTGAAAGAAGAATCCGTTTCCAATATGAGGCCCGACGGCGCGGATAACGCCGACTGCGCCCCGCTCTGCCGTGTGGTGGACCCGGAATTCGACTGGCAGGGCGACCGCCTGCCCAACACGCCGTGGGCGGAAACCATCCTCTACGAGACCCACGTTAAGGGGTTCACCCGCCAGCATCCGGACATCCCGCCGTCCCTGCGCGGCACTTTCGCCGGACTGGCCAGCGAACCCGCCATCGCACACCTGAAATCCCTCGGCGTCACCGCCGTCGAATTGTTGCCCGTTCACCAGGGCGCGGAGGAACAGCGGCTGGTACATAGCCAGCTCACCAATTACTGGAACTACAACTCGCTTCTGTTTTTCGCACCGGACCTGCGTCTCGCCGCGACCGGCGACCCCATCCGCGAATTCAGGGAGATGGTGCTTAGCCTGCATGAAGCCGGGCTGGAGGTGATTCTCGACGTGGTGTACAATCACACCGTGGAAGGTGACGCCCGCGGCCCCACGCTCTGTTTCCGCGGTATCGACAACCGCACCTACTACCGGCTCGACCCCGAAAATCCCGCGCAGTACGAAAACATCACCGGCTGCGGCAACACGATGAACTTCTCTCACGCGCAGGTACGCCAGCTCGCCCTCGACAGCCTGCGTTACTGGGTCACCGACATGCACGTCGATGGCTTCCGTTTCGACCTTGGGGTGGTGCTGGGCCGGGATGAAAACGGCTTCTCTACCGATGCGGCGTTCTTCCAGGCGGTGCACGCCGACCCGGTGCTCTCGCAGGTCAAGCTCATCGCCGAGCCGTGGGACCTGGGTCACGAAGGCTACCAGGTGGCGCGGTTTCCCGACGGCTGGTCGGAGTGGAACGACCAGTACCGCCAGACCGCGCGCCGGTTCTGGCTGGGCGCTCCGGACCACGTGGGACTCATGGCGCGGCGGCTGGCCGGCAGCGGCGATTTCTACCAGCCGCAGAACCGCCCGCCGCGAACCTCCGTCAATTACATCACCTGCCACGACGGTTTCACGCTTCAAGACCTGGTCAGCTACCAACGCAAACACAACGAGGCCAACGGCGAGCACAACCGGGACGGCAACAACGACAACGCCAGTTGCAACCACGGTATCGAAGGAGCCACCCGGAAACCCGAAATCCTGAAACGGCGGACACGCCACATGAAAAACCTGATGGCCACCCTCCTTCTCTCGCTCGGTACGCCCATGATTTCCGGCGGCGACGAACTGCGCCGCACCCAGCGCGGGAACAACAATGCCTATTGTCAGGACAACAGCACCAGCTGGTATGACTGGCATCTCGACCACGGCAAACAGGAGTTTCTGGAGTTCACCCGAAGGCTCATCCAGCTTCGCAAGTCCTCTCCCATATTCCAGCGGGACCGGTTTTTGACTGGGGAAACCGACCCTGACTCGGGACTCAAAGACGTCGCGTGGCTGAAACCGGATGGTACGGAAATGGAGGAAACGGACTGGCACGACCCGGAAATGCGGACTCTCGCCTGCCTTTTCACCTGTCCCAATGTGAATCAAACGCTCCTGGCACGGGGTTCCATCCTGCTCCTCATGAACGCGGACCGGGAGGAGTGCCTGTGGAATCTGCCTTCCCTGCCCCTCGATGGAAACTGGGAGGTCCTTCTAAATACCGAAACCATTGAAAACCGTCTGCAAACCTTGCATCCGGCAGACACCCTGTATCCCCTTGCCGCACACACGCTGGCCGTATTGCAATGGAATTGA
- the dapF gene encoding diaminopimelate epimerase — protein sequence MNIPFTKMSGSGNDFVIIDNRDGVVADTIKRDFVEKVCRVKDSVGADGVIFIENTDRADYKWDFYNSDGSSAEMCGNGGRCVARYAFEKGIAPQSHSFETVAGIISAEVNGPLVKVKLTPPEHLQEGLDIEFEGVHYKVDSVNTGVPHAIVFSEDVEKEDVTTVGRNIRYHTVFAPAGTNVDLVQRQNGGLKVRTYERGVEGETLACGTGVVASALIASKRFEIPSPVEVETRGGEVLKVHIEPNDNGLPTVFLEGLTKLTFEGTIVEL from the coding sequence ATGAACATCCCCTTCACCAAAATGAGTGGAAGCGGCAACGACTTTGTCATTATAGACAACCGCGACGGCGTGGTGGCGGATACCATCAAGCGCGATTTTGTGGAAAAAGTCTGCCGCGTGAAGGACTCCGTCGGCGCAGACGGGGTGATCTTCATCGAAAACACGGACCGCGCCGACTACAAGTGGGATTTCTACAACAGCGATGGCTCGTCCGCGGAGATGTGCGGCAATGGTGGCCGCTGTGTGGCGCGTTACGCGTTTGAGAAAGGCATCGCCCCTCAATCGCACTCGTTCGAAACCGTGGCGGGAATCATCAGCGCGGAGGTCAACGGTCCGCTGGTGAAAGTCAAACTGACCCCGCCGGAGCATTTGCAGGAAGGGCTGGATATTGAATTTGAAGGGGTCCACTACAAGGTGGACAGCGTCAACACCGGTGTGCCGCACGCCATCGTTTTCTCCGAGGACGTGGAGAAAGAAGACGTGACCACGGTTGGCCGGAACATCCGGTACCACACCGTGTTCGCCCCGGCAGGCACCAACGTCGACCTGGTGCAAAGGCAGAACGGCGGGCTGAAGGTCCGCACCTACGAGCGTGGGGTCGAGGGGGAAACGCTCGCCTGCGGTACCGGGGTGGTGGCCTCCGCACTCATCGCATCCAAACGGTTCGAGATCCCGTCGCCCGTAGAGGTCGAGACCCGCGGGGGAGAAGTGTTGAAAGTGCATATCGAGCCCAATGACAATGGTTTGCCCACGGTGTTCCTGGAAGGCCTGACCAAGCTGACGTTCGAAGGAACCATCGTCGAACTCTGA
- the dapA gene encoding 4-hydroxy-tetrahydrodipicolinate synthase gives MFEGSLVAIVTPFRNGRVDEQAFEKLLQFHIDRGTQGVVPCGTTGESATLTHEEHHQVIRQAVEVCKGKIPVLAGTGSNSTAEAIELTRHAEEIGADGSLLITPYYNKPSQEGLYQHFTAVAKETNLPIILYNVPGRTSVNMLPPTVERLAKENKNIVGIKEASGDLMQISEVVERCGDDFVVLSGDDGLLWPILAVGGKGVISVTANVVPEKMAALCQSSVNADMKTARQLHYELMALNDALFMDTNPVPVKAALWLMGMISDELRPPLAKLSSEHMERLKTTLKQYSLL, from the coding sequence ATGTTTGAAGGCTCCCTCGTCGCCATCGTCACGCCGTTCAGAAACGGCCGGGTGGATGAGCAGGCATTTGAGAAACTGCTCCAGTTCCATATCGACCGCGGAACCCAGGGCGTGGTGCCCTGCGGCACCACCGGCGAGTCCGCCACCCTGACCCACGAAGAGCACCATCAGGTGATCCGGCAGGCGGTCGAGGTGTGCAAGGGCAAAATCCCGGTGCTGGCGGGTACCGGTTCCAACTCCACCGCCGAGGCGATTGAGCTCACCCGGCACGCCGAGGAGATCGGTGCCGACGGATCGCTTCTCATCACCCCGTACTACAACAAGCCGTCGCAGGAAGGGCTGTACCAGCATTTCACCGCCGTGGCGAAAGAGACGAACCTGCCGATCATCCTCTACAATGTTCCGGGACGCACCTCCGTCAACATGCTTCCGCCGACGGTGGAGCGGCTGGCCAAGGAGAACAAAAACATCGTCGGCATCAAGGAAGCCTCCGGCGACCTGATGCAGATCAGCGAAGTGGTGGAGCGTTGCGGTGATGATTTCGTTGTGCTGTCCGGTGACGACGGCCTGCTGTGGCCGATCCTTGCGGTCGGCGGCAAGGGCGTGATTTCCGTCACCGCCAACGTGGTGCCGGAAAAGATGGCGGCGCTCTGCCAAAGCTCCGTGAACGCCGATATGAAAACCGCTCGGCAATTGCACTACGAACTCATGGCGCTCAACGACGCCCTGTTTATGGACACCAATCCGGTGCCGGTGAAGGCAGCGTTGTGGCTGATGGGCATGATCTCGGATGAGTTGCGCCCGCCTCTGGCGAAGCTGTCCAGCGAACACATGGAGCGGCTGAAAACCACCTTGAAGCAGTACTCCCTCCTTTAA
- a CDS encoding nuclear transport factor 2 family protein, which translates to MKRYNRLLPLLVTGVFWIVTAGQAFAADTDALTNVLKKVDQVVCTQPRQIFNFYSADMVIINDDKRILPENRIKDYEVMISELQGLKCEQNRTVLAGNAGEKVGFLLVDELISVTSRLSTDERQHSVCTYVFNKNSGQWKITHEHCSSLPDYTIVPGDDALYYFHNPVY; encoded by the coding sequence ATGAAACGATATAATCGCCTTCTTCCCCTGCTCGTAACCGGGGTATTCTGGATCGTGACCGCCGGCCAGGCGTTCGCGGCGGATACCGATGCGTTGACCAACGTGCTCAAAAAGGTGGACCAGGTGGTATGCACCCAGCCCCGGCAGATATTCAATTTCTATTCGGCGGACATGGTCATCATCAACGATGACAAGCGCATCCTGCCCGAAAACCGGATCAAGGATTACGAAGTGATGATCTCGGAACTGCAGGGTCTGAAATGCGAACAGAACCGCACCGTGCTGGCTGGCAACGCCGGCGAAAAGGTCGGTTTCCTGCTGGTGGACGAGCTGATCAGCGTCACTTCCCGACTCAGCACGGACGAACGCCAGCACAGCGTCTGCACCTACGTATTCAACAAGAACAGCGGACAGTGGAAAATCACGCATGAGCACTGTTCCAGCCTGCCGGACTACACCATCGTGCCGGGAGATGACGCATTGTATTATTTCCACAATCCGGTGTACTGA